A genomic stretch from Pseudomonas mendocina includes:
- the fliI gene encoding flagellar protein export ATPase FliI, translating into MRLERTSFAKRLFGYTDAVQLPSQPVVEGRLLRMVGLTLEAEGLRAALGSRCLVINDDSHHPVQVEAEVMGFSSGKIFLMPVGSLAGIAPGARVVPLPDTGRLPMGMSMLGRVLDGAGRPLDSKGGMKAEDWVPMDGPTINPLNRHPICEPLDVGIRSINGLLTVGRGQRLGLFAGTGVGKSVLLGMMTRFTEAEIIVVGLIGERGREVKEFIDEILGEEGIKRSVVVASPADDAPLMRLRAAQYCTRIAEYFRDKGKNVLLLMDSLTRYAQAQREIALAIGEPPATKGYPPSVFAKLPKLVERAGNAEEGGGSITAFYTVLSEGDDQQDPIADAARGVLDGHFVLSRRLAEEGHYPAIDIEASISRVMPQVVSPEHLRQAQRFKQLWSRYQQSRDLISVGAYVPGGDPDTDMAIARQPAMVSYLRQGLHDNESMEACRTLLAATLNPQAAGGA; encoded by the coding sequence ATGCGCCTTGAGCGAACCAGCTTCGCCAAACGGCTGTTTGGCTACACCGATGCTGTTCAGTTGCCGTCCCAACCTGTGGTTGAAGGACGGCTGCTGCGCATGGTTGGTCTGACGCTGGAGGCCGAAGGGTTGCGTGCGGCATTGGGGAGTCGCTGCTTGGTGATTAACGACGATAGCCATCATCCGGTGCAGGTTGAGGCCGAGGTGATGGGGTTCTCGTCCGGCAAGATATTCCTGATGCCGGTTGGCAGTCTGGCAGGTATTGCACCGGGCGCGCGCGTTGTGCCTTTGCCGGATACCGGGCGCCTGCCCATGGGCATGTCGATGCTTGGCCGTGTGCTGGATGGGGCCGGTCGCCCCCTCGACAGCAAAGGCGGGATGAAAGCCGAGGACTGGGTGCCGATGGATGGGCCCACCATCAACCCGCTCAATCGACACCCGATCTGTGAGCCGCTGGACGTGGGTATCCGCTCTATCAACGGTTTGTTGACCGTAGGGCGTGGTCAGCGTCTTGGTCTGTTTGCCGGTACCGGTGTCGGTAAGTCGGTGCTGCTGGGCATGATGACGCGGTTTACCGAGGCTGAAATCATCGTGGTCGGCCTGATCGGTGAGCGGGGCCGCGAAGTAAAAGAATTCATTGACGAAATCCTGGGGGAGGAGGGCATCAAGCGTTCTGTCGTTGTCGCTTCCCCTGCAGATGATGCGCCACTGATGCGCCTGCGTGCTGCTCAGTACTGTACCCGTATCGCTGAATATTTTCGGGACAAGGGCAAGAACGTCCTGCTTTTGATGGACTCCTTGACCCGTTACGCGCAGGCCCAACGGGAAATCGCCCTGGCCATTGGCGAACCCCCCGCGACTAAGGGCTATCCGCCTTCGGTATTTGCCAAGCTGCCGAAGCTGGTAGAGCGCGCCGGTAACGCCGAAGAAGGTGGGGGTTCTATTACCGCCTTCTACACCGTGCTGTCTGAAGGTGACGACCAGCAGGACCCGATTGCCGATGCGGCGCGGGGTGTGTTGGACGGTCACTTCGTATTGTCCCGCCGCTTGGCTGAAGAGGGGCACTATCCGGCTATCGATATTGAAGCGTCCATCAGCCGGGTTATGCCACAAGTGGTGAGCCCTGAGCATTTGCGTCAGGCTCAGCGCTTCAAGCAGTTGTGGTCGCGTTATCAACAAAGTCGCGATCTGATCAGCGTCGGGGCATATGTGCCTGGCGGTGATCCGGATACTGATATGGCCATTGCCCGTCAACCGGCCATGGTCAGCTATTTGCGTCAGGGCCTGCACGACAATGAGAGCATGGAGGCTTGCCGCACGTTGTTGGCCGCAACCTTAAATCCGCAAGCTGCGGGCGGTGCTTGA
- the fliG gene encoding flagellar motor switch protein FliG has product MSDNRAVSKMNKVDKAAILLLSLGETDAAQVLRHLGPKEVQRVGMAMASMRNIQREQVEQVMAEFVEIVGDQTSLGVGADGYIRKMLTQALGEDKAGSLIDRILLGGNTSGLDSLKWMEPRAVADVIRYEHPQIQAIVVAYLDPDQAGEVLSHFDHKVRLDIVLRVSSLNTVQPAALKELNQILEKQFSGSSNTSRAALGGVKRAADIMNFLDSSVEGQLMDAIREIDEDLSGQIEDLMFVFDNLADVDDRGIQALLREVSSDVLVLSLKGADDAVREKVFKNMSKRAAELLRDDLEAKGPVRVSDVEAAQKEILTIARRMAEAGEIVLGGKGGEEMV; this is encoded by the coding sequence ATGAGTGATAATCGAGCCGTCAGCAAAATGAACAAAGTCGACAAGGCAGCCATTCTGTTGTTGTCGCTGGGCGAAACCGACGCTGCTCAGGTCTTGCGTCACCTGGGGCCAAAAGAGGTGCAGCGCGTCGGTATGGCGATGGCGAGCATGCGCAACATTCAGCGCGAGCAGGTTGAGCAGGTGATGGCTGAGTTCGTCGAAATTGTTGGCGATCAGACCAGCCTGGGCGTTGGTGCCGACGGCTACATTCGTAAGATGCTTACCCAGGCGTTGGGTGAGGACAAAGCGGGCAGCCTGATCGACCGTATTCTGTTGGGTGGCAATACCAGTGGCTTGGACAGCCTGAAGTGGATGGAGCCGCGTGCGGTCGCGGATGTGATTCGCTACGAGCACCCACAGATTCAAGCCATCGTAGTGGCCTATTTGGATCCTGATCAGGCGGGTGAAGTGCTCAGCCACTTCGACCACAAGGTGCGACTGGATATTGTCCTGCGGGTTTCTTCCCTGAACACCGTGCAGCCAGCCGCACTGAAAGAGCTGAACCAAATTCTCGAGAAGCAGTTCTCTGGCAGTTCCAACACTTCCCGCGCGGCCTTGGGCGGCGTGAAGCGGGCTGCAGACATCATGAACTTCCTCGACAGTTCGGTGGAAGGTCAGTTGATGGACGCCATTCGCGAGATCGACGAAGACCTGTCCGGGCAGATCGAAGACCTCATGTTTGTATTCGACAACCTGGCCGATGTGGACGACCGTGGTATTCAGGCGCTTCTGCGCGAGGTCTCGTCCGATGTATTGGTTCTGTCCCTGAAAGGGGCAGACGATGCGGTCAGAGAAAAGGTCTTCAAGAACATGTCCAAGCGTGCTGCCGAGTTGCTGCGTGATGATCTTGAGGCTAAAGGCCCGGTTCGCGTCAGTGATGTGGAAGCAGCGCAGAAAGAAATCCTCACCATTGCCCGCCGTATGGCTGAGGCAGGGGAGATCGTTCTGGGTGGTAAGGGTGGCGAGGAAATGGTCTAA
- a CDS encoding HDOD domain-containing protein, protein MQAEQSLYSTYRRLVTQLMHDQEQLPSLPNITLEIRRALNDDTISISALVGLISRDPGLSALLMKHASSPLYRQVQAPKTLNDVVNQLGLREVGRITMLHSVKSLFTLHSAAHKNLFLEAWERLINKASTSAMLARLVGRISAEHALLASLLSEVGSLTVLSGFKSAEEIPSKALYEKLCREYGKSLGVIVLKKWAVDDEYIEITRETGNWFYTKGNTLQVIDVVNLALHHIAQGRASEDELPSLEELPAWKKLPPPLNEIDDDGTLKLLSSHQHDIQLLAQSLR, encoded by the coding sequence TTGCAGGCGGAACAATCGCTTTATTCGACTTACCGTCGGTTAGTGACACAACTCATGCACGATCAGGAACAGCTGCCAAGCCTTCCTAACATAACGCTGGAAATTCGCCGTGCTTTGAATGATGACACGATCTCGATTTCGGCTCTTGTAGGCCTGATCAGCCGTGATCCTGGACTCAGTGCACTGCTGATGAAGCATGCATCCAGCCCTTTGTATCGCCAAGTCCAGGCGCCCAAAACGCTTAATGATGTGGTTAATCAACTCGGCCTCCGCGAAGTGGGTCGCATCACCATGCTACACAGCGTCAAAAGCTTATTTACCTTGCACAGCGCGGCTCATAAGAACCTATTCCTAGAAGCATGGGAAAGGCTGATTAACAAAGCCAGCACCAGCGCAATGCTCGCCCGGCTGGTTGGTCGAATCAGCGCTGAGCATGCCCTGTTAGCCAGCCTGCTCAGTGAAGTGGGTAGCCTTACTGTTCTATCGGGTTTCAAGAGCGCAGAAGAGATCCCCAGCAAAGCGCTTTACGAAAAACTTTGCCGAGAGTACGGAAAATCTCTGGGGGTCATCGTGCTGAAAAAGTGGGCTGTTGATGATGAATATATCGAGATAACCCGCGAGACCGGCAATTGGTTTTACACCAAGGGCAACACCTTACAAGTGATTGACGTGGTCAACTTGGCGCTTCATCACATCGCTCAAGGCCGTGCATCCGAGGATGAACTTCCGTCATTGGAGGAGCTGCCTGCCTGGAAAAAACTTCCGCCCCCATTAAATGAAATCGATGACGACGGCACACTGAAATTGCTCAGCAGCCATCAACATGACATTCAGCTGCTCGCCCAGTCACTTCGCTGA
- the fliE gene encoding flagellar hook-basal body complex protein FliE, producing MSQGIEFNRLMLEMRSLQADAMARQKPVSSVPEAGMPSFSDMLGQAVNKVHEAQQAASQLATAFEMGTSGVDLTDVMIASQKSSVSFQAMTQVRNKLVQAYQDIMQMPV from the coding sequence ATGAGCCAAGGTATTGAATTCAATCGCTTAATGTTGGAAATGCGCTCGCTGCAGGCTGATGCCATGGCGCGTCAGAAGCCTGTGAGCAGTGTCCCGGAAGCGGGGATGCCGAGCTTCTCCGACATGTTGGGGCAGGCGGTTAATAAGGTGCATGAGGCCCAGCAGGCTGCTAGCCAGCTGGCGACAGCCTTTGAAATGGGTACCAGTGGTGTTGATTTGACCGATGTGATGATTGCGTCGCAGAAGTCCAGTGTTTCCTTTCAGGCTATGACCCAGGTTCGTAATAAGCTGGTTCAGGCCTATCAAGACATTATGCAGATGCCGGTATAA
- a CDS encoding flagellar basal body-associated protein FliL has product MAKKGAAPNPAGNEKPAGKFKLIIVILIAVLVAMALSVAGTWFYLSKQSGGDSEPSASAEQAAPVGKQPAIYEELAPAFVVNFTHEGRARYMQVSVALMARDKAALDALKVHMPVLRNRLVMLFGNADFGTLMSAPGRELLRQQATVSVQELAQKETGKVTVEQVLFTNLVLQ; this is encoded by the coding sequence ATGGCTAAGAAAGGTGCAGCGCCTAACCCTGCGGGTAACGAAAAGCCGGCAGGCAAGTTCAAACTGATCATTGTGATCTTGATCGCCGTTTTGGTGGCGATGGCGCTGTCGGTTGCTGGAACTTGGTTTTATCTGAGCAAACAGTCTGGTGGTGATTCTGAGCCATCGGCGAGCGCGGAGCAGGCTGCCCCTGTCGGTAAACAACCCGCCATTTACGAAGAGCTAGCGCCTGCTTTTGTGGTGAATTTTACACATGAGGGCCGCGCTCGCTACATGCAGGTAAGTGTTGCTTTGATGGCGCGGGATAAGGCTGCGCTAGACGCGTTAAAAGTACATATGCCGGTACTGCGTAATCGTCTAGTCATGCTGTTTGGCAATGCCGACTTTGGTACTTTGATGAGTGCCCCCGGCCGAGAATTACTGCGTCAGCAGGCCACTGTCAGTGTGCAAGAGCTGGCACAAAAAGAGACCGGCAAAGTGACGGTCGAGCAAGTATTGTTTACCAACCTCGTATTGCAGTAA
- a CDS encoding VF530 family protein, producing the protein MSHSSNNPLHGVTLEALLNELVSRYGWEGLAQRIDIRCFKNDPSIKSSLSFLRKTPWAREKVEALYIRMKQA; encoded by the coding sequence ATGAGTCACTCATCAAATAACCCGCTGCATGGTGTCACCTTAGAGGCGCTGCTCAATGAGCTGGTGTCCCGCTACGGGTGGGAGGGGCTGGCTCAGCGCATAGATATTCGCTGTTTCAAAAACGACCCGAGCATCAAGTCGAGCTTGAGCTTTCTTCGTAAAACGCCTTGGGCGCGGGAAAAGGTTGAAGCGTTGTACATCCGCATGAAGCAGGCATAA
- the fliH gene encoding flagellar assembly protein FliH, with product MTTKESSSDLIRAQDLKGVDVWRLPSFDPDVPEPEPEPVIVEEAIPEPEPESQEVPIEEVKPLTLEELEAIRQDAYNEGFATGEKDGFRAGQLKARQESEEALTPKLAALETLLKNLFAPIAEQDQQLEEAMVALVEHVVREVIQRELEIDSSQIRQVLTEALKLLPMGAENIRVFVNPQDFELIKALRERQEENWRILEDASLLPGGCRVESEVSRIDATMETRLDLAIKQLLDQKREQRTNPQDPDMDIDLEAPVDEDAPDAP from the coding sequence ATGACGACCAAAGAGTCCTCCAGCGATTTGATTCGCGCGCAAGACCTTAAGGGTGTCGATGTCTGGCGACTGCCCAGCTTTGACCCGGATGTGCCTGAGCCGGAACCGGAGCCCGTTATTGTCGAAGAGGCCATTCCTGAGCCCGAGCCTGAGAGCCAGGAAGTGCCTATCGAGGAAGTCAAACCTTTGACACTCGAAGAGTTGGAGGCTATCCGTCAGGATGCCTACAACGAAGGTTTTGCCACGGGTGAGAAGGACGGTTTCCGTGCCGGTCAGCTTAAGGCCAGGCAGGAGAGTGAAGAGGCGTTGACGCCTAAGCTGGCCGCTCTTGAAACTCTGCTGAAGAACCTCTTTGCGCCGATCGCCGAGCAGGACCAGCAGCTGGAAGAGGCCATGGTCGCATTGGTTGAGCACGTCGTCCGTGAAGTGATCCAGCGTGAGCTGGAAATAGACTCCAGCCAGATTCGTCAGGTCCTTACGGAAGCGCTCAAACTGCTGCCCATGGGGGCCGAAAATATTCGCGTCTTTGTTAACCCCCAAGACTTTGAACTGATCAAGGCTCTTCGTGAGCGTCAGGAAGAAAACTGGCGCATTCTTGAAGATGCATCGCTGTTGCCCGGCGGTTGTCGGGTCGAGAGCGAGGTCAGTCGCATTGATGCAACGATGGAAACGCGCCTTGATCTGGCCATCAAGCAGTTGCTGGATCAGAAGCGTGAGCAGCGCACCAATCCGCAAGACCCGGACATGGACATTGACCTAGAGGCTCCGGTTGATGAGGACGCCCCGGATGCGCCTTGA
- a CDS encoding Hpt domain-containing protein — MSDIHVDDDVLTTLRDVMEDEYPALLEAYLVDAEERLSVLRETLARADAEGMRQAAHSFKGSCGNLGVARLAEFCQQLERVARAGELELGQHLLAQMELEFVLVRGLFEAELKRFIA, encoded by the coding sequence GTGTCTGATATCCACGTAGATGATGACGTTTTAACGACTTTGCGGGACGTTATGGAAGATGAGTATCCGGCTTTGCTGGAGGCTTATCTGGTTGACGCTGAAGAACGTCTGAGTGTGCTGCGCGAGACCCTAGCTCGGGCAGATGCGGAGGGGATGCGCCAGGCTGCACACAGCTTCAAAGGTAGCTGTGGCAATTTAGGGGTGGCGCGGCTGGCAGAGTTTTGCCAGCAACTGGAACGTGTTGCGCGGGCGGGCGAGCTTGAGCTCGGCCAGCACTTGCTGGCGCAGATGGAGCTGGAGTTTGTCTTGGTTCGTGGCCTGTTCGAGGCAGAATTGAAACGCTTTATTGCGTAA
- the putP gene encoding sodium/proline symporter PutP, translated as MTANTPMIVTFVVYIALMVLIGLFAYMRTNNLSDYILGGRSLGSFVTALSAGASDMSGWLLMGLPGAIYLSGLSEAWIAIGLIAGAYLNWLFVAGRLRVQTEHNGNALTLPDYFTHRFEDNSRVLRIFSALVILVFFTIYCASGVVAGARLFESTFGMSYQTALWAGAAATIAYTFIGGFLAVSWTDTVQATLMIFALILTPVVVMVATGGIDPTFAAIELQDATNFDMLKGATFVGVISLMAWGLGYFGQPHILARFMAADSVKSIPAARRISMTWMILCLGGAVAVGFFGIAYFSANPSVAGPVTENPERVFIELAKILFNPWIAGVLLSAILAAVMSTLSCQLLVCSSALTEDFYKAFIRKQASQKELVWVGRAMVMLIAIIAIMLAANPNNRVLGLVSYAWAGFGAAFGPVVILSLVWKQMTRNGALAGMIVGAVTVILWKNYLAHLGLYEIIPGFIFATLAILIFSKVGNGPSASMLKRFDEAEKEYRSA; from the coding sequence ATGACAGCTAATACACCGATGATTGTCACCTTCGTGGTGTACATCGCGTTGATGGTATTGATTGGCTTATTTGCCTATATGCGTACCAATAACCTGTCCGACTATATTCTCGGCGGCCGTAGCCTCGGAAGTTTCGTCACTGCTCTGTCGGCTGGCGCTTCAGATATGAGTGGTTGGTTGCTGATGGGTTTGCCCGGGGCCATTTACCTGTCCGGTCTTTCTGAAGCCTGGATTGCTATCGGCCTGATCGCCGGTGCCTACCTGAACTGGCTGTTTGTAGCGGGTCGCCTGCGTGTACAGACTGAGCACAATGGTAATGCGCTGACGCTGCCTGACTATTTCACCCACCGTTTTGAAGACAACAGCCGCGTGCTGCGTATCTTCTCGGCTCTGGTGATTCTGGTGTTCTTCACCATCTACTGTGCTTCCGGTGTCGTCGCGGGTGCTCGTCTGTTCGAAAGTACCTTTGGTATGTCGTACCAGACTGCATTGTGGGCTGGCGCTGCGGCCACCATCGCTTACACCTTCATTGGCGGATTCCTGGCGGTGAGCTGGACTGACACGGTTCAGGCTACCCTGATGATCTTTGCGCTGATCCTGACGCCAGTTGTTGTCATGGTTGCTACCGGCGGTATTGATCCGACCTTCGCCGCCATTGAGCTGCAGGACGCCACCAATTTCGACATGCTTAAAGGTGCAACCTTTGTTGGTGTGATTTCCCTAATGGCGTGGGGCTTGGGCTACTTTGGTCAGCCGCATATCCTGGCGCGTTTTATGGCGGCTGATTCGGTCAAATCCATTCCGGCTGCACGCCGTATCTCCATGACCTGGATGATCCTGTGCTTGGGTGGTGCTGTAGCCGTGGGCTTCTTCGGTATTGCCTACTTCTCGGCTAACCCGTCTGTAGCGGGGCCGGTTACTGAAAACCCAGAGCGTGTGTTCATTGAGCTGGCCAAGATCCTGTTTAACCCATGGATCGCTGGTGTGCTGCTGTCGGCCATTCTGGCTGCGGTTATGAGCACCCTGAGCTGCCAATTGCTGGTGTGCTCCAGTGCGCTGACCGAGGACTTCTACAAGGCCTTCATCCGCAAGCAGGCTTCACAGAAAGAGCTGGTGTGGGTCGGTCGCGCCATGGTGATGCTGATTGCAATCATCGCCATCATGCTAGCTGCTAACCCGAACAACCGTGTACTGGGCCTGGTGTCCTATGCGTGGGCTGGTTTCGGTGCTGCGTTTGGTCCTGTCGTGATCCTGTCATTGGTTTGGAAACAAATGACGCGTAACGGTGCTCTGGCCGGCATGATTGTCGGTGCCGTGACTGTGATCCTGTGGAAAAACTACCTGGCGCATCTGGGGCTGTATGAAATCATCCCTGGCTTTATCTTCGCGACGCTGGCCATCCTGATCTTCAGCAAGGTCGGTAATGGTCCATCGGCCAGTATGCTCAAGCGCTTTGATGAAGCTGAGAAAGAATACCGCTCAGCCTAA
- a CDS encoding flagellar hook-length control protein FliK produces MSVAPDLLLNTTAEIKNRNAPSQTPARQAEPSQNESSSFSQVYAKERQAQVAERRDAAAERVRESQAKDQAVKEPAPEDAVAVDDVAESGNDLPEDEVETSALDPLLLFGMTGELPDAALPGQVDADAFLATANLQSSGPASLTEASFDPEQDALNQMQAVKMALNIGQQAQGKPGSPSAELSDDLLAQQLIADGADAEGGDLELTEFDLQGLTGKSLEALKEGTANAAPENFVSKLSALSQAVTQQASAARSPIVGQPVAMQQGGWTEAVVDRVMLMSSHNLKTAEIQLDPAELGRLDIRISVNQDQSLVTFASPHAGVREALDSQMHRLREMFAQQGMGQVDVNVSDQSPNRGWQGQESQAEGGQRGLGAEGGLAESEGSHQSVAAEPTTRASLLARSLVDYYA; encoded by the coding sequence ATGTCGGTTGCTCCCGATCTGCTGTTGAATACAACGGCAGAAATCAAAAACCGGAACGCTCCATCTCAGACACCTGCGAGACAGGCAGAGCCCAGTCAGAATGAGTCTTCCAGCTTTTCTCAGGTCTACGCCAAAGAGCGTCAGGCTCAGGTTGCCGAGCGCCGGGATGCTGCCGCCGAGCGGGTCCGCGAGAGCCAGGCAAAGGATCAGGCTGTCAAAGAACCAGCACCAGAGGACGCCGTTGCGGTCGATGACGTTGCCGAAAGCGGCAATGACTTGCCGGAAGACGAAGTCGAAACCTCAGCACTTGACCCGCTGCTGCTGTTTGGCATGACTGGTGAGTTGCCGGATGCTGCTCTGCCCGGCCAAGTGGATGCTGACGCTTTCTTGGCAACCGCCAATCTACAAAGCTCCGGCCCAGCTTCGCTGACTGAAGCCAGCTTTGATCCTGAGCAAGACGCACTTAACCAGATGCAGGCTGTGAAAATGGCCCTGAACATCGGCCAGCAAGCGCAGGGTAAGCCTGGGAGTCCATCTGCAGAGCTGAGTGACGATCTGTTGGCTCAGCAGCTTATCGCGGATGGAGCAGATGCTGAAGGCGGTGATTTGGAACTGACTGAGTTCGACTTACAGGGTTTAACCGGTAAATCGCTGGAAGCCCTGAAGGAAGGAACGGCCAACGCTGCGCCTGAGAATTTCGTCAGTAAGTTGAGTGCACTGAGTCAGGCTGTGACCCAGCAAGCCTCTGCGGCGCGTAGCCCTATCGTCGGTCAGCCGGTTGCTATGCAGCAGGGGGGCTGGACTGAAGCAGTGGTCGACCGGGTGATGCTGATGTCCAGCCATAACCTAAAAACCGCTGAAATTCAACTCGACCCAGCGGAGTTGGGGCGTCTCGATATTCGTATCAGTGTGAATCAGGACCAGAGTTTGGTGACCTTTGCCAGCCCTCATGCCGGGGTGCGTGAAGCGCTGGATTCACAAATGCATCGCCTACGGGAAATGTTCGCTCAGCAGGGCATGGGGCAGGTGGATGTGAATGTCTCCGATCAGTCACCTAACCGTGGTTGGCAGGGGCAGGAGAGCCAAGCTGAAGGGGGGCAGCGTGGCTTGGGGGCTGAAGGCGGGCTGGCTGAGAGTGAGGGCTCGCATCAGTCAGTCGCTGCTGAACCCACAACTCGGGCTTCGCTATTAGCGCGTAGCTTGGTTGATTATTACGCCTGA
- the fliF gene encoding flagellar basal-body MS-ring/collar protein FliF, which produces MAEAAANVPATTGGEEPKKPLFGLTFLENLSDMSMLRQVGLLVGLAASVAIGFAVVLWSQQPDYRPLYGSLDGMDASQVMETLSAADIQYTVEPNSGALLVKADDLARARMRLAAAGVAPRDTSVGFEILDQEQGLGTSQFMESTRYRRGLEGELARTISSLNNVKSARVHLALPKSSVFVRDERKPSASVLVELYSGRGLEPSQVMAIVNLVASSVPEMNKNQVTVVDQKGNLLSDIQEMSELTMAGKQFEYSRRMESLFTQRVHNILQPVLGNGRYKAEVSADVDFSAVESTSESFNPDQPALRSEQSVNEQRTSSQPPQGVPGALSNQPPAAGAAPQQATAAAAPTGPVPAGQPLLDANGQQIMDPATGQPMLAPYPADKREQATRNYELDRSVSYTKQQQGRLRRLSVAVVVDDQVKVDPATGAVTRTPWSSEDLARFTRLVQDSVGFDATRGDSVSVINTPFSDTGLEEEIDIPFYTQPWFWDIVKQVLGVAFILILVFGVLRPVLKNITNPNKPAEDERDGELELGEMGALGSDLAEDRVSIGGAAQSILLPSPSEGYDAQLNAIKNLVAEDPGRVAQVVKEWINADE; this is translated from the coding sequence ATGGCTGAGGCTGCTGCAAACGTTCCTGCCACCACAGGTGGTGAAGAACCGAAAAAACCACTGTTCGGGCTGACATTCCTGGAAAACCTTTCCGATATGTCGATGCTGCGGCAGGTTGGCCTATTGGTAGGGTTGGCTGCCAGTGTGGCAATCGGTTTTGCCGTTGTGCTGTGGTCGCAACAGCCGGATTACCGTCCTTTGTACGGCAGCCTGGATGGTATGGACGCCTCGCAGGTTATGGAAACGCTCTCTGCCGCGGACATCCAGTACACCGTTGAGCCTAACTCCGGTGCGCTGTTGGTTAAGGCAGATGATTTAGCCCGCGCCCGTATGCGTCTTGCTGCCGCGGGTGTGGCCCCGCGTGACACCAGTGTCGGCTTTGAAATTCTCGATCAGGAGCAAGGCCTGGGTACCAGCCAGTTCATGGAGAGCACGCGCTACCGCCGTGGCTTGGAAGGCGAGCTGGCTCGTACTATCTCCAGCTTGAACAACGTTAAATCAGCACGTGTTCACTTGGCCCTGCCCAAAAGCTCCGTGTTCGTTCGTGATGAGCGTAAACCGAGCGCTTCGGTACTGGTTGAGCTGTATTCCGGGCGTGGCTTGGAGCCGAGCCAGGTCATGGCCATTGTGAATCTGGTCGCAAGCAGTGTGCCGGAGATGAACAAGAACCAGGTCACTGTGGTTGATCAGAAAGGTAATTTGCTTTCCGACATTCAGGAAATGTCTGAGCTGACCATGGCTGGCAAGCAGTTCGAGTACAGCCGCCGTATGGAAAGCCTGTTTACCCAGCGTGTACACAATATTTTGCAACCGGTGCTGGGCAACGGCCGCTACAAGGCTGAAGTGTCGGCAGATGTAGACTTCAGTGCAGTTGAGTCCACTTCGGAGTCCTTCAACCCGGATCAACCTGCCCTGCGCAGCGAACAGTCGGTCAATGAGCAACGTACTAGCAGCCAGCCTCCCCAAGGCGTACCAGGAGCCCTGAGCAACCAACCTCCGGCGGCGGGTGCTGCGCCGCAACAAGCTACAGCTGCTGCCGCGCCAACTGGTCCAGTGCCGGCTGGTCAGCCCTTACTGGATGCCAACGGTCAGCAGATCATGGACCCGGCTACCGGCCAGCCGATGTTGGCTCCGTATCCTGCTGACAAGCGTGAGCAGGCTACCCGAAATTACGAGCTGGACCGTTCTGTCAGCTACACCAAACAGCAGCAAGGACGTCTGCGTCGACTTTCTGTCGCGGTGGTGGTGGATGATCAAGTCAAGGTCGATCCGGCTACCGGTGCGGTTACTCGTACTCCGTGGAGCAGTGAGGATTTGGCACGCTTTACCCGTCTGGTGCAAGATTCCGTCGGTTTCGATGCCACCCGTGGTGACAGTGTCAGTGTGATCAATACGCCGTTCAGTGATACCGGTCTGGAGGAAGAAATCGACATTCCGTTCTATACCCAGCCGTGGTTCTGGGACATCGTTAAGCAAGTGCTCGGCGTCGCATTCATCCTGATTCTGGTGTTTGGCGTCCTGCGTCCAGTGCTCAAGAACATTACTAACCCGAACAAGCCTGCTGAAGATGAGCGCGATGGTGAGTTGGAGTTGGGTGAAATGGGCGCGCTGGGCTCTGATCTCGCAGAAGACCGGGTCAGCATCGGTGGCGCAGCACAAAGCATTCTGCTGCCGAGCCCGAGTGAAGGGTATGATGCACAGCTAAATGCCATCAAAAATCTGGTGGCAGAAGACCCGGGTCGGGTGGCTCAAGTAGTTAAAGAGTGGATTAACGCCGATGAGTGA
- the fliJ gene encoding flagellar export protein FliJ, giving the protein MSKARAARLAPVVEMAEKEERDAATLLGRCQGQLQQAERQLGDLQNYLGDYQQQWITEGQRGVSGQWLMNYQRFLSQLETAINQQRNSVEWHRSNMLKARDAWQQRYARLEGLRKLVKRYLDEARMAEDKREQKLLDELAQRLRPNNHPD; this is encoded by the coding sequence ATGTCAAAGGCCCGTGCCGCACGCCTGGCACCAGTGGTGGAAATGGCTGAGAAAGAGGAGCGAGACGCTGCGACTCTGCTTGGCCGTTGCCAGGGGCAGTTGCAACAGGCCGAACGTCAGCTCGGTGATCTGCAAAACTACCTTGGTGACTATCAGCAGCAGTGGATCACTGAAGGCCAGCGTGGTGTATCGGGGCAGTGGCTGATGAACTATCAGCGCTTTCTTTCTCAGTTGGAAACCGCGATTAACCAGCAGCGCAATAGCGTCGAATGGCACCGTTCCAATATGCTCAAGGCTCGTGATGCTTGGCAACAGCGCTATGCCCGCCTGGAAGGGTTGCGCAAACTGGTCAAGCGCTACCTTGATGAGGCCAGAATGGCTGAAGATAAGCGCGAGCAGAAACTGCTGGATGAACTTGCGCAGCGTTTACGTCCGAACAACCATCCCGATTGA